One stretch of Cellulomonas wangsupingiae DNA includes these proteins:
- a CDS encoding flagellar biosynthesis protein FlhA, with protein sequence MENRSVARLAVPVGVVGIVMMLVVPLPPALLDVLIVVNITGSLVVLLTAMYVRKPLDFSVFPSLILVLTLFRLGINVASTRLVLRDGYAGDVIDAFGHFVVGGSLVIGLVIFLILVVIQFVVITSGAGRVAEVGARFTLDAMPGKQMAIDADLNSGLIDEESARRRRAEISAEADFYGAMDGGSKFVKGDAVAGIVITVINLVGGFAVGMLQMGMSAGEAIERFSLLTIGDGLVTQIPALLLSVATGIVVTRATAEGDMGTAAATQLTQSRTALTVAGTAAVALALLPGMPKVPFLLVGTVLLIGAQRVGARDKAEAQAAAAPEATEVTAPVGDTPEQLIEQMRVHTLEILLAPDLVDLVGAGPDRDLLARVRALRRKVALDLGIVVPPVRTRDSVDLPPSTYVVRVAGVEVGRGQAPPGRVLALGDDLAALPGATVSEPVFGLPGKWVPAELRHTAEISGATVVDRVSVLVTHLSALVQEHAARLLGREDVRVLTEGLKQVNPSVVEELVPSLLSLGEVQRVLQGLLAEQVAIRDLGRVYEALTLRARVSTDPEGLVEAARVALGPALAAPYVQDGTLRVVTLEPMLEHQLAESVRPGEQGSQLLVEPQRLDALLTQLRAAVARAEAEGRGVVLACSPAIRPALRRLVALADPRLPVLSYTEVTAAGVRVDAVGVVNGDHAIAA encoded by the coding sequence GTGGAGAACCGTTCCGTCGCCCGCCTCGCGGTGCCCGTCGGCGTCGTCGGCATCGTCATGATGCTGGTCGTCCCGCTGCCGCCGGCACTGCTCGACGTGCTCATCGTCGTCAACATCACCGGGTCGCTCGTCGTCCTGCTCACCGCGATGTACGTGCGCAAGCCGCTCGACTTCTCGGTGTTCCCGTCCCTCATCCTCGTGCTCACGCTGTTCCGGCTCGGGATCAACGTGGCCAGCACGCGCCTGGTGCTGCGTGACGGCTACGCGGGCGACGTCATCGACGCCTTCGGGCACTTCGTGGTCGGCGGGTCGCTCGTCATCGGGCTCGTGATCTTCCTCATCCTCGTCGTCATCCAGTTCGTCGTCATCACCAGCGGCGCCGGGCGCGTGGCCGAGGTCGGCGCGCGGTTCACGCTCGACGCGATGCCCGGCAAGCAGATGGCGATCGACGCGGACCTCAACTCGGGCCTCATCGACGAGGAGTCCGCGCGCCGCCGCCGGGCCGAGATCTCCGCCGAGGCCGACTTCTACGGCGCGATGGACGGTGGCTCGAAGTTCGTCAAGGGCGACGCGGTCGCGGGCATCGTCATCACGGTCATCAACCTCGTCGGCGGGTTCGCGGTCGGCATGCTCCAGATGGGCATGTCCGCCGGCGAGGCGATCGAGCGGTTCAGCCTGCTGACCATCGGCGACGGCCTGGTCACCCAGATCCCGGCGCTGCTGCTGTCGGTGGCCACGGGCATCGTCGTCACGCGCGCCACCGCCGAGGGCGACATGGGCACGGCCGCGGCGACGCAGCTCACGCAGTCCCGCACCGCGCTGACGGTCGCCGGCACGGCCGCCGTCGCGCTCGCGCTGCTGCCCGGCATGCCCAAGGTGCCGTTCCTGCTGGTCGGGACCGTGCTGCTCATCGGCGCGCAGCGCGTCGGCGCACGCGACAAGGCCGAGGCGCAGGCCGCGGCGGCCCCCGAGGCGACGGAGGTGACCGCACCCGTCGGCGACACCCCCGAGCAGCTCATCGAGCAGATGCGCGTGCACACCCTCGAGATCCTGCTGGCGCCCGACCTCGTCGACCTCGTCGGCGCGGGCCCCGACCGGGACCTGCTCGCGCGCGTCCGCGCGCTGCGCCGCAAGGTCGCGCTCGACCTCGGCATCGTCGTGCCCCCGGTGCGCACGCGCGACAGCGTCGACCTGCCCCCGTCCACGTACGTCGTGCGCGTCGCGGGCGTCGAGGTGGGCCGCGGGCAGGCACCCCCCGGGCGGGTGCTCGCCCTGGGCGACGACCTGGCCGCGCTGCCGGGCGCGACCGTGTCCGAGCCCGTCTTCGGGCTGCCCGGCAAGTGGGTGCCGGCCGAGCTGCGGCACACCGCCGAGATCTCCGGGGCGACGGTCGTCGACCGCGTGTCCGTGCTGGTCACGCACCTGTCGGCGCTCGTCCAGGAGCACGCCGCGCGCCTGCTGGGCCGCGAGGACGTGCGCGTCCTGACCGAAGGGCTCAAGCAGGTCAACCCGTCGGTCGTCGAGGAGCTCGTGCCGTCGCTGCTCTCGCTCGGCGAGGTGCAGCGCGTCCTGCAGGGGCTGCTCGCCGAGCAGGTCGCGATCCGCGACCTCGGCCGCGTCTACGAGGCGCTGACGCTGCGGGCCCGGGTGTCGACCGACCCCGAAGGGCTCGTCGAGGCGGCCCGCGTGGCGCTCGGCCCGGCGCTCGCCGCGCCGTACGTGCAGGACGGCACCCTGCGGGTGGTGACGCTCGAGCCCATGCTGGAGCACCAGCTCGCCGAGAGCGTGCGACCGGGGGAGCAGGGCAGCCAGCTGCTCGTCGAGCCGCAGCGGCTCGACGCTCTCCTGACGCAGCTGCGTGCCGCCGTGGCCCGCGCCGAGGCGGAGGGCCGCGGCGTCGTGCTCGCCTGCTCGCCGGCGATCCGGCCGGCGCTGCGCCGGCTGGTCGCGCTCGCCGACCCCCGCCTGCCGGTGCTGTCGTACACCGAGGTCACGGCCGCGGGCGTCCGGGTGGACGCCGTCGGGGTGGTGAACGGTGACCACGCGATTGCTGCTTGA
- the csrA gene encoding carbon storage regulator CsrA — MLVLTRRVGESLVIGDDVVVTVLEVRADGVRLGIDAPRSVRVHRSEVLEAVRLENARAVEADDAAADALRGLLPTPRSEGEGTGA; from the coding sequence ATGCTCGTGCTCACCCGTCGTGTCGGCGAGAGCCTCGTGATCGGGGACGACGTCGTGGTCACCGTCCTGGAGGTGCGCGCCGACGGCGTGCGCCTGGGGATCGACGCGCCGCGGTCGGTGCGCGTGCACCGCTCCGAGGTGCTGGAGGCCGTGCGGCTCGAGAACGCGCGGGCCGTCGAGGCCGACGACGCCGCGGCCGACGCCCTGCGCGGGCTGCTGCCCACCCCGCGGAGCGAGGGCGAGGGCACCGGCGCCTGA